One Nocardia iowensis DNA window includes the following coding sequences:
- a CDS encoding RidA family protein yields the protein MTVKTTHLDPEELHYNPAFTQGVIAPAAQTLYVGGQLGTDSTGNLLGGIEAQTTQAMRNVLTVLAAADTGPEHVVKLNIYLVNGVDAQLGYAAARSVWGDHRTAITVVSTAAHARPGALVEIDAVAIVPE from the coding sequence ATGACCGTGAAGACGACCCACCTCGATCCTGAAGAACTGCACTACAACCCGGCCTTCACGCAGGGCGTGATCGCGCCCGCTGCCCAGACGCTCTATGTCGGTGGCCAGCTCGGCACCGATAGCACCGGAAATCTGCTCGGCGGTATCGAGGCGCAGACCACTCAGGCGATGCGAAACGTGCTGACCGTGCTCGCTGCCGCGGACACCGGTCCGGAGCATGTCGTCAAACTCAACATCTACCTGGTCAACGGGGTCGACGCGCAACTGGGATACGCGGCGGCGCGGTCCGTGTGGGGTGACCACCGCACGGCCATCACCGTCGTTTCCACCGCGGCGCACGCGCGCCCTGGTGCGCTCGTGGAGATCGACGCTGTGGCGATCGTCCCCGAATAG
- a CDS encoding aminoglycoside phosphotransferase family protein yields the protein MTVVPEFFATRLTNQEGAPARAWLDRLPGLAAHYADRWQLTFDGPSMHGYGGLVLPVRRADGSPAVLKLNYLTPETKDEPVALAAWQGDGAVLLFDSDPENGALLLERLAAGRSLETEPIDDAVRITCELMRRLAIPVPQDISRNLRTESAAWAEELPREWERLGAPYPRKLLDAAVEVCTQLGPGADQLLVNEDLHFENVLAGEREPWLVIDPQPLAGDLEFTTLSLLWSRRTESALDDRFAAVVDIAGLDADRARAWTLVQCARNWLWFAEDEDCDDPGYPSVQEIGPWALR from the coding sequence GTGACCGTCGTTCCGGAATTCTTCGCTACTCGTCTCACCAACCAGGAGGGTGCGCCCGCCCGCGCCTGGCTCGACCGCCTGCCCGGCCTCGCGGCGCACTACGCCGACCGCTGGCAGCTCACTTTCGACGGTCCGTCCATGCACGGTTACGGCGGGCTGGTGCTGCCGGTCCGCCGGGCCGACGGCAGCCCGGCCGTGCTCAAGCTGAACTATCTGACTCCCGAGACCAAGGATGAGCCGGTCGCGCTGGCCGCGTGGCAGGGTGACGGTGCGGTGCTGCTGTTCGACAGCGACCCCGAAAACGGGGCACTGCTGCTGGAGCGTTTGGCGGCTGGACGGTCACTGGAAACCGAGCCGATCGACGATGCCGTGCGGATCACCTGCGAACTGATGCGCAGGCTCGCAATTCCGGTGCCGCAAGACATTTCACGCAACTTGCGGACCGAATCCGCGGCCTGGGCCGAGGAACTGCCGCGGGAGTGGGAGCGGCTCGGCGCACCGTACCCCCGCAAGCTGCTGGACGCGGCCGTCGAGGTGTGCACCCAGCTCGGACCAGGCGCGGACCAGTTGCTGGTCAACGAGGACCTGCACTTCGAGAACGTGCTCGCCGGAGAACGCGAGCCGTGGCTGGTCATCGACCCTCAGCCGTTGGCGGGCGATCTCGAATTCACCACCCTGTCACTGCTGTGGAGCCGCCGCACCGAATCCGCCCTCGACGACCGCTTCGCCGCCGTCGTCGACATCGCCGGACTCGACGCCGACCGGGCCCGCGCGTGGACCCTCGTCCAGTGCGCGCGAAACTGGCTGTGGTTCGCCGAGGACGAGGATTGCGACGACCCCGGCTACCCGTCCGTCCAGGAGATCGGACCGTGGGCACTGCGTTGA
- a CDS encoding SDR family NAD(P)-dependent oxidoreductase has product MTNEDDSVRVSDGGEQPDSRTKPTGNSTQAAKPSRRRLLGTMAAASGLAVGVGAGLAGGVALGANSNPPRFEPTALRRFEGKTVLITGATSGIGAAAARLFAAEGGRVAFCGRREGRGHAVEREIRAAGGEATYIRADVLVEDDVRSFVDAAVKTYGGLHVAFNNAGITIQKKLHEYSTAEFDRVLNTNLRGTFLSIKYQVPHMLRSGGGTIVVTSSSNALATDAGRGAYTASKRGLVGLVQSAALDYAADGIRVNALVPGTTDTELVRRAAGMEHIPDDAWRVLMKQWAGSNVPGLGRLATAAEIAAFALTLASPEHPYLTGAQLVIDGGKTAHA; this is encoded by the coding sequence ATGACGAACGAAGACGACTCGGTGCGGGTGTCCGATGGTGGCGAGCAACCCGATTCCCGGACCAAGCCGACCGGGAACAGTACGCAGGCAGCGAAGCCGAGCCGCAGGCGGCTGCTCGGCACGATGGCTGCCGCGTCCGGGCTCGCGGTCGGTGTGGGTGCGGGTCTGGCCGGAGGTGTTGCGCTGGGCGCGAATTCGAACCCGCCTCGGTTCGAACCGACGGCGTTGCGGCGGTTCGAAGGCAAGACCGTGCTGATCACCGGGGCGACCTCGGGGATCGGCGCCGCGGCGGCGCGATTGTTCGCCGCCGAGGGCGGGCGGGTCGCGTTCTGTGGCCGCAGGGAGGGGCGCGGGCACGCGGTGGAGCGCGAGATCAGGGCGGCAGGAGGTGAGGCGACATACATCCGCGCGGATGTCCTGGTCGAGGACGACGTCCGGAGTTTTGTCGACGCGGCGGTGAAAACCTATGGCGGACTGCATGTCGCGTTCAACAACGCGGGCATCACCATTCAGAAGAAGCTGCACGAGTACAGCACTGCGGAGTTCGATCGGGTCCTGAACACCAACCTGCGCGGGACCTTCCTTTCCATCAAATATCAAGTGCCGCATATGCTTCGCAGCGGCGGAGGCACCATCGTGGTCACCTCGTCGAGTAACGCACTCGCGACGGACGCGGGTCGTGGTGCGTACACCGCTAGCAAGCGCGGGCTTGTCGGCTTGGTCCAGTCGGCGGCGCTCGACTATGCGGCGGACGGGATCCGGGTCAACGCACTCGTCCCCGGCACCACCGACACCGAGTTGGTGCGCCGAGCCGCGGGCATGGAGCACATTCCCGATGACGCGTGGCGGGTGCTGATGAAACAGTGGGCGGGCAGCAATGTTCCTGGACTCGGCCGACTCGCGACCGCCGCGGAGATCGCGGCCTTCGCGCTCACCCTCGCTTCCCCAGAGCACCCGTATCTCACCGGAGCCCAGCTCGTCATCGACGGTGGAAAAACCGCGCACGCGTGA
- a CDS encoding sensor histidine kinase produces the protein MVSSAGVTRGVESWLDVRFLPVRMLVLVLSAVGCLLFLTDSPSVLDWTIGMFAVLVTAGGVGRPFATSLVVSGLLLLGFEIGDTGPMVAKVAAAIALLELSARRSGWQPWFAACAVAAAYFLHPSGDLAANGYRAVVMAGAPLLVGALLRAARESADHARRQAHEIAQRRDAEVAAARAVERTAIARELHDLIAHHVSSTVLRVGVARHAMPDAPPGARQVLDDIHASGKETLTDLRRLVAILRDPAMTGDSFIAPADLPSALIAVVDRARQLGITVDAEVTEEVTDVDAVLALTLLRLTQEGISNIAKHAGPGATAKLTIAMRDSEIQFTLRDNGSNSNPGNGLVEGRDKPSAAPPYAAAGHGLGLIGLRERVELLGGEFSATEVGSEWQLAARLPTGRPVLS, from the coding sequence GTGGTGAGTTCGGCTGGGGTGACGCGTGGGGTGGAGTCCTGGCTCGATGTGCGGTTCTTACCGGTCCGGATGCTGGTGCTGGTGCTCTCGGCGGTGGGTTGCCTACTGTTCCTCACCGATTCGCCGAGCGTCCTTGACTGGACGATCGGGATGTTCGCGGTGCTGGTCACCGCCGGTGGGGTGGGCCGACCGTTCGCCACGTCGCTCGTGGTGAGCGGTCTGCTGCTGCTCGGTTTCGAGATCGGCGATACCGGACCGATGGTGGCCAAGGTCGCCGCCGCGATCGCATTGCTCGAGTTGTCTGCCCGCCGGTCCGGCTGGCAGCCGTGGTTCGCCGCCTGTGCGGTGGCCGCCGCCTATTTCCTGCATCCCAGCGGCGACCTCGCCGCGAACGGTTATCGAGCGGTGGTGATGGCGGGCGCGCCGCTGCTGGTCGGCGCCCTGCTGCGCGCGGCACGCGAGAGCGCCGACCACGCGCGACGACAAGCCCACGAGATCGCCCAGCGCCGTGATGCCGAAGTGGCGGCCGCCCGCGCCGTCGAACGAACAGCCATCGCCAGGGAATTGCATGATCTGATCGCCCACCACGTGTCCTCGACCGTGTTGCGCGTCGGTGTCGCCCGCCATGCCATGCCCGACGCGCCACCCGGGGCCAGGCAAGTCCTCGACGACATCCACGCCAGCGGCAAGGAAACCCTCACCGACCTGCGCAGGCTGGTCGCCATCCTGCGTGATCCCGCGATGACCGGCGACTCCTTCATCGCGCCAGCCGACCTGCCCAGCGCACTCATCGCCGTGGTGGATCGCGCACGGCAATTGGGCATCACCGTCGATGCCGAGGTGACCGAGGAGGTCACCGATGTCGATGCGGTACTTGCGCTTACGCTGTTGCGGCTCACCCAGGAGGGCATCTCGAACATCGCGAAACATGCTGGGCCGGGCGCAACAGCGAAGTTGACCATTGCCATGCGCGACAGCGAAATTCAGTTCACGTTGCGCGACAATGGGTCGAACTCGAACCCTGGCAACGGCCTGGTCGAAGGGCGCGACAAGCCCTCGGCCGCACCGCCGTACGCCGCGGCGGGTCATGGACTCGGCTTGATCGGATTACGCGAGCGCGTCGAACTGCTCGGCGGCGAGTTCTCCGCCACCGAGGTCGGCTCGGAATGGCAACTCGCAGCACGCCTTCCGACCGGTCGACCGGTGCTGTCATGA
- a CDS encoding response regulator: protein MTIRVFIVDDQHLVRAGLRMLCETDDGLAVVGEAATGSDAVRLAEQLTPDVVLMDLRMPGMDGIRATAAILAARPATRVVALTTFDDDDHLYPALAAGACGFLVKDASPADLLQGIHRAAAGDHPFSPDVLRRVLDSALAARTSPPQAEAVAPSGLTAREVEVLALVAEGLANAEIAQRLHLGITTVKTHVTNLMAKTGTTNRVQLAVFGIRPR from the coding sequence ATGACGATCCGCGTCTTCATCGTCGATGATCAGCACCTGGTCCGCGCCGGTCTGCGCATGCTCTGCGAGACCGACGACGGCTTGGCGGTGGTGGGGGAGGCCGCCACCGGCAGCGACGCCGTGCGGCTCGCCGAGCAACTTACTCCCGACGTCGTCCTGATGGATCTGCGCATGCCGGGGATGGATGGAATCCGCGCCACCGCGGCCATTCTCGCTGCCAGACCGGCGACCCGCGTGGTCGCGCTGACCACCTTCGACGACGATGACCATCTATACCCGGCACTCGCGGCCGGTGCCTGCGGCTTCCTGGTCAAGGACGCCTCGCCCGCCGACCTGCTCCAAGGCATCCACCGCGCCGCCGCGGGCGACCACCCGTTCTCTCCCGATGTCCTACGCCGCGTGCTCGATTCCGCACTGGCGGCCCGCACCAGCCCGCCGCAGGCCGAAGCTGTCGCACCCTCGGGCCTGACGGCTCGCGAAGTCGAAGTACTCGCCCTCGTCGCCGAGGGCCTCGCCAACGCCGAGATCGCCCAGCGCCTGCACCTCGGCATCACCACCGTCAAAACCCACGTCACCAACCTGATGGCAAAAACCGGCACCACCAACCGCGTCCAACTGGCGGTCTTCGGCATCCGGCCCCGCTGA
- a CDS encoding DUF5313 family protein, with translation MSREQRRPNPIQWIGYVFGRRLPDSMIDWVRNDLTGKHAAARHILRGLIPFTPLFAAFLLFPGELWLRGSMVLLALLLALFYTAAFMPMNRAHRLAKHGLPADLESPERTHRRAQERATYAAQHPH, from the coding sequence ATGTCCAGAGAACAGCGACGGCCCAACCCGATCCAGTGGATCGGCTACGTCTTCGGACGCCGCCTGCCCGATTCGATGATCGACTGGGTGCGCAACGACCTCACCGGAAAGCACGCCGCCGCCCGCCACATCCTGCGCGGCCTGATCCCGTTCACCCCGCTGTTCGCGGCCTTCCTGCTCTTCCCAGGCGAACTGTGGTTACGCGGCTCGATGGTGCTGCTCGCCTTACTCCTCGCCCTGTTCTATACAGCCGCGTTCATGCCGATGAACAGGGCCCACCGGCTTGCCAAACACGGCCTTCCCGCCGACCTCGAAAGCCCCGAACGCACCCACCGCCGCGCCCAAGAACGCGCCACCTACGCCGCCCAACACCCCCACTGA
- a CDS encoding MarR family winged helix-turn-helix transcriptional regulator, producing MDDPLQLDRQVCFALAVANRAVLAVYRPLLEPLGLTHPQYLVMLALWGEAPMSVKAIAEAIQLDSPTLSPLLKRLESAGLITRERDSRDERNLVVNLTPAGAAMREQAVRIPPAVVERLGVTLADLEELREVLTRVNEAARRSVLA from the coding sequence ATGGACGATCCGCTACAGCTCGACCGGCAGGTGTGCTTCGCCTTGGCGGTGGCCAACCGCGCGGTACTCGCCGTCTATCGGCCGCTGCTGGAACCACTCGGCCTCACCCATCCGCAATACCTGGTGATGCTCGCGCTGTGGGGTGAGGCGCCGATGTCGGTCAAGGCGATCGCCGAGGCGATTCAGCTCGACTCGCCGACGCTCTCGCCGCTGCTCAAGCGACTGGAGAGTGCCGGACTGATCACCCGCGAACGGGACAGCCGCGACGAACGGAACCTGGTGGTGAACCTGACCCCGGCCGGTGCCGCGATGCGCGAGCAGGCCGTGCGGATCCCGCCCGCGGTAGTCGAGCGGCTCGGCGTCACGCTGGCCGACCTCGAGGAGTTGCGTGAAGTCCTCACCCGCGTCAACGAGGCCGCACGTCGATCCGTGCTCGCCTGA
- a CDS encoding DUF418 domain-containing protein, whose protein sequence is MQNDAGRIHELDAVRGFALCGILVVNIWQLTDMTAVKAPGEMVPLRHVLSVLFEGRFFPIFSFLFGLSFALFLDSAARRTEHPRLVLIRRLVALGVLGFVHHQFQPGEALLPYAIVGLVILLPAASLPRWAVLIAGLATTGVGLALGGGFGLVPGLFLLGLATARYGIAETLDERGWQIAAVFALALPAAVVTAIWEFRTPYLDLLASSAPPVAGLLGALAYLTGMLLVLRTETGAVLAEALEPLGRMALTNYVSATAFILIAAPRLGLSGSDKYGALLGLATAIIAVQAIVSWSWLKIFRYGPLEWIWRSVTWWELVPARRELETSRYR, encoded by the coding sequence ATGCAGAACGACGCCGGTCGCATCCACGAGCTAGACGCTGTCCGCGGATTCGCCCTGTGCGGGATTCTGGTCGTCAACATCTGGCAGCTCACCGACATGACCGCGGTGAAAGCCCCGGGCGAGATGGTTCCGCTGCGGCACGTGCTCTCGGTGTTGTTCGAGGGACGGTTCTTTCCGATCTTCTCGTTCCTGTTCGGGCTGAGCTTCGCACTGTTCCTGGACAGCGCCGCGCGGCGCACCGAGCATCCGCGACTGGTCTTGATCCGGCGGCTTGTCGCGCTCGGCGTGCTCGGGTTCGTCCATCATCAGTTCCAGCCGGGTGAAGCGCTGTTGCCGTACGCGATAGTCGGATTGGTGATCCTGTTGCCCGCCGCGAGCCTGCCGCGCTGGGCGGTGCTGATCGCCGGGCTCGCCACGACGGGTGTCGGATTGGCGCTCGGCGGCGGGTTCGGTCTGGTGCCCGGCCTGTTCCTGCTCGGCCTGGCGACCGCCCGCTACGGCATCGCCGAGACGCTCGACGAGCGCGGCTGGCAGATCGCTGCCGTTTTCGCGCTCGCCCTGCCCGCCGCGGTGGTGACCGCGATCTGGGAGTTCCGCACGCCGTACCTCGACCTGCTGGCCAGCAGTGCCCCGCCGGTCGCCGGTCTGCTCGGTGCCCTCGCATACCTGACCGGCATGTTGCTGGTGCTGCGCACCGAAACCGGCGCGGTACTCGCGGAGGCGCTGGAGCCCCTCGGCCGAATGGCATTGACCAACTACGTCTCCGCAACAGCCTTCATCCTGATCGCCGCGCCACGCCTCGGCCTGTCCGGCTCCGACAAGTACGGCGCACTACTCGGCCTGGCCACCGCGATAATCGCCGTCCAGGCAATAGTCAGCTGGTCCTGGCTGAAGATATTCCGGTACGGCCCCCTCGAATGGATCTGGCGCAGTGTGACCTGGTGGGAACTGGTGCCCGCCCGGCGCGAGCTGGAAACCAGCCGATATCGATGA
- a CDS encoding cytochrome P450 — MTEVFDAGFAADPWPTLARLRAEGGVHRIRTPDGPSAWLVTRYRDVRAGLLDDRLSTNVRRAGTDDYRGFTVPPSLLAFLLTEPADHARLRGIVTGELSPRRLAEWTRLAPTLVDSLLRELDSGTEVDLVEQLAVPLPAAVLGELLGLGEAERERLLDWANSTLLPAATPPRARDTLDTMRAIITATTEQARAVRADTLLGRLVAAHDDTGSPTADELAGLLFYLLFVWYEVLVDLIAGSVLTLLGRPDQLHILRTATEKHSAVDELLRYLSPQVLAGPRFAITDLTIGGHTIRAGQTVLLCLASANRDPETFDRPDELDLRRAPHAQLDLGYGPHSCLGNALVRTLAGTALDYLFTRWPGTTLTVDARDIAWRSGFRHRGPFTLPVELG; from the coding sequence GTGACGGAGGTATTCGATGCCGGGTTCGCGGCAGATCCGTGGCCGACGCTGGCGCGCCTGCGCGCCGAGGGCGGGGTGCATCGGATACGGACGCCCGACGGTCCGTCCGCGTGGCTGGTGACCAGGTATCGCGATGTGCGCGCCGGGTTGCTGGACGACCGGTTGTCGACCAACGTGCGGCGGGCGGGCACCGACGACTATCGCGGTTTCACGGTCCCGCCGTCGCTGCTCGCCTTCCTGCTCACCGAACCCGCCGACCATGCGCGCTTACGTGGGATAGTGACCGGCGAACTGTCGCCGCGACGGCTGGCCGAATGGACGCGGCTCGCCCCTACGTTGGTCGATTCCCTTCTGCGGGAATTGGATTCGGGCACCGAGGTGGATCTCGTCGAGCAGCTGGCCGTACCGCTGCCTGCCGCCGTGCTCGGCGAACTGCTCGGACTCGGCGAGGCTGAACGCGAACGTCTGCTCGACTGGGCAAATTCGACGCTGTTGCCCGCGGCCACTCCCCCGCGTGCCAGGGACACCTTGGACACCATGCGCGCGATCATCACCGCGACAACGGAACAGGCGCGGGCGGTGCGTGCCGATACGCTGCTCGGCAGATTGGTCGCGGCGCACGACGACACCGGGTCGCCGACCGCGGACGAGTTGGCCGGGCTGCTGTTCTATCTGTTGTTCGTCTGGTACGAGGTGCTGGTCGACCTGATCGCCGGATCGGTGCTGACGCTGCTCGGGCGGCCGGACCAGCTCCATATCCTGCGCACGGCGACGGAAAAGCATTCCGCAGTAGACGAATTGCTGCGTTACCTGTCGCCGCAGGTGCTCGCCGGGCCACGTTTCGCGATCACCGATCTGACCATCGGCGGGCACACCATTCGGGCCGGGCAAACGGTCTTGCTGTGCCTCGCCTCCGCCAACCGTGACCCCGAGACGTTCGACAGGCCAGACGAATTGGACTTGAGGCGCGCGCCGCACGCGCAACTCGACCTGGGCTACGGCCCGCACTCCTGCCTGGGTAACGCGCTGGTGCGCACGCTGGCCGGGACGGCGCTCGACTACCTCTTCACTCGCTGGCCTGGCACCACTCTGACGGTGGACGCCCGGGATATTGCGTGGCGCTCAGGGTTTCGGCATCGTGGGCCGTTTACGTTGCCGGTGGAGCTCGGCTGA